One window of Cohnella hashimotonis genomic DNA carries:
- a CDS encoding AraC family transcriptional regulator produces MPKHSRIYRNFLLSYLVILILPSIAGYMSYRTSIEVTQSISIENGVTQLQNAQQLLERRMAEVEGFTRQLALNQDLFVLMNEKKSDGDVNLYSIWNVLRSVMVFGQTNDFLRNYYIYLRNYNVVLTPGSAYFRPEHYYETAHYRNMTLDDWRNTILNKPHSREILPLSPFEDGDGQTSVISYMQSLPLDSFNEVSPATVVVIIDEKTIQSLLTGLKDRYGGWTYISDREGKTISRQGIEEKEIVRLNGTDGLRADEQSQFYGDDLVIAIQSDKTGWTYRAGIPKAVLMENANHIKFISWTVTAVALVVGLLAGIVLSYRNSAPINRLLGVFRDQFAKDQPPLGNAYDFLHGNVANMLTNNKWLQSELDRQLPLVQDAYLKRLLAGEFTTRDEAEAAADQAGLRFGFASGAVGILRVEGYSGMDTVEILNELNAARLLVKQNLRELFPDLQMTDMGSDRVAALFGYVPEQPEEAGEREIEDMLRPLAARLFDEYKISVTAAFGESFGTALEVSRSCEQARETLEYADYAVRKDILRHRDILPTSATYYYPLETELRLIGTIRAGEREEARRMVEELLARNAESRELSPDMKRQLIGELKGTLLKVLDQKAFQSAEPFESVKNRTLAIQETDSLEAVRDEIGQITDTLCGVVAAKKNDLHHKTVEEIKKYIAEKYSDAELTLYKVAEQVERPEKYISQLFKDVTGTNLSDYLEKIRMDHAAELLRDRSATIDEIAYKVGYNSSHSFRRAFKRVSGVSPSAFRQSFD; encoded by the coding sequence TTGCCGAAGCATTCGAGGATTTACCGGAACTTTCTGCTCTCCTATCTCGTCATCCTGATCCTGCCCAGCATCGCGGGTTATATGTCCTACCGGACTTCGATCGAAGTCACGCAGTCGATCTCGATCGAGAACGGCGTCACCCAGCTGCAGAACGCGCAGCAGCTGCTGGAGCGCAGAATGGCCGAGGTCGAGGGGTTCACCCGGCAGCTGGCGCTGAATCAGGATCTGTTCGTGCTGATGAACGAGAAAAAGAGCGACGGCGACGTCAATCTGTACAGCATCTGGAACGTGCTGAGAAGCGTCATGGTTTTCGGCCAGACCAACGACTTCCTGCGGAACTACTACATTTATCTGCGAAATTATAACGTCGTGCTGACGCCGGGATCCGCTTATTTCCGTCCCGAGCATTATTACGAGACCGCACATTATCGCAATATGACGCTGGACGACTGGCGCAATACGATTCTGAACAAGCCCCACAGCCGGGAGATCCTGCCGCTCAGCCCCTTCGAAGACGGCGACGGACAGACATCGGTCATTTCTTATATGCAATCGCTTCCATTGGACAGCTTTAACGAGGTCTCTCCGGCTACCGTCGTCGTTATTATCGACGAGAAGACGATTCAGAGCCTGCTGACGGGATTGAAAGATCGTTATGGCGGCTGGACATACATCAGCGACCGCGAGGGCAAGACGATCAGCCGGCAGGGCATCGAGGAAAAAGAAATCGTCCGTCTGAACGGGACGGACGGTTTGCGAGCGGACGAACAGAGCCAATTTTACGGCGACGATCTGGTCATCGCCATTCAATCGGACAAGACGGGCTGGACGTACCGCGCGGGCATCCCAAAGGCCGTGCTCATGGAAAACGCGAACCACATTAAATTCATCAGCTGGACGGTGACGGCGGTCGCGCTTGTCGTCGGGCTGCTGGCAGGCATCGTGTTGTCTTACCGGAACAGCGCGCCGATTAACCGGCTGCTCGGCGTATTTCGCGACCAATTCGCCAAGGACCAGCCGCCGCTCGGCAACGCCTACGATTTTCTGCACGGCAATGTCGCCAATATGCTGACCAACAACAAATGGCTGCAAAGCGAGCTCGACCGGCAGCTCCCGCTCGTGCAGGACGCTTACCTGAAGCGGCTGCTCGCCGGCGAATTCACGACGCGCGACGAGGCCGAGGCCGCGGCGGACCAAGCCGGCCTAAGATTCGGCTTCGCCTCAGGCGCGGTCGGAATCTTGCGCGTCGAAGGTTATTCGGGCATGGACACGGTCGAGATATTGAACGAATTGAACGCAGCGCGATTGCTCGTCAAGCAAAACCTGCGCGAGCTGTTCCCCGATCTGCAAATGACGGATATGGGCTCGGACCGGGTGGCCGCCTTGTTCGGTTATGTGCCCGAGCAGCCGGAGGAAGCGGGGGAACGCGAGATCGAGGACATGCTGCGGCCGCTCGCCGCCCGCCTGTTCGACGAGTACAAAATTTCCGTCACCGCCGCGTTCGGCGAAAGCTTCGGCACGGCGCTGGAGGTCAGCCGTTCGTGCGAGCAAGCGCGGGAGACGCTCGAGTACGCGGATTACGCCGTCCGCAAGGATATTTTGCGGCATCGCGACATCCTGCCTACGAGCGCGACCTATTATTATCCGCTGGAGACCGAGCTTCGGCTCATCGGTACGATCCGTGCGGGCGAAAGGGAAGAAGCGCGCCGGATGGTGGAGGAGCTGCTCGCGCGCAATGCCGAAAGCCGGGAGCTCTCGCCGGACATGAAGCGGCAGCTGATCGGCGAATTAAAAGGAACGCTGCTCAAGGTGCTCGACCAGAAAGCCTTCCAATCCGCCGAGCCGTTCGAATCGGTCAAAAACCGTACGCTGGCGATCCAGGAGACGGATTCGCTGGAGGCGGTCCGCGACGAGATCGGACAAATAACCGATACGCTGTGCGGCGTCGTGGCCGCGAAGAAAAACGATTTGCACCACAAGACGGTCGAGGAGATCAAGAAATATATCGCGGAAAAGTATTCCGACGCCGAGCTTACGCTTTACAAGGTAGCCGAGCAAGTGGAGCGGCCGGAGAAATACATTTCGCAGCTGTTCAAGGACGTCACGGGAACGAATTTGTCCGATTACCTGGAGAAAATTCGCATGGATCACGCGGCCGAGCTGCTGCGGGACCGGAGCGCGACGATCGACGAGATCGCGTACAAGGTCGGCTACAACAGCTCGCATTCGTTCCGCCGGGCGTTCAAGCGGGTATCGGGCGTATCGCCGAGCGCATTCCGGCAGTCATTCGATTGA